Proteins from a single region of Desulfobacter postgatei 2ac9:
- a CDS encoding F0F1 ATP synthase subunit B family protein: protein MLLDWFTIFAQIVNFFVLIVLLRLFLYKPIVKAMLERKARIANETRELREARIEADRLKAELRRKHEDLENRESEVMSEIHAEAEKWRQQAMASAGAEIEIMRKEWLAALEREKESVALNLRKKLVHEVSATAARIVRDLSGSDLEQLILSGFMHRIAEEARGMECGNSDILIRTGFEYDDPQEQKIQQLLKGLFPAQNERIFITDARLGLGIELIAGDRKWEWNLNSYITELENKILHEINS from the coding sequence ATGCTGCTGGACTGGTTCACGATCTTTGCTCAGATTGTGAATTTCTTTGTGCTCATCGTGTTGCTCAGGCTGTTTCTGTATAAGCCTATTGTTAAGGCTATGCTGGAACGAAAGGCGCGTATAGCGAATGAAACGCGCGAATTGCGTGAGGCCCGTATTGAGGCAGACAGGCTCAAGGCTGAGCTGCGCCGTAAGCATGAAGATCTGGAAAACCGTGAATCAGAGGTTATGTCGGAAATTCATGCCGAGGCAGAAAAGTGGCGGCAGCAGGCTATGGCGTCCGCCGGCGCTGAGATCGAGATCATGCGCAAGGAATGGCTGGCTGCGCTGGAGCGGGAAAAGGAATCTGTCGCACTCAACTTGCGCAAGAAGCTTGTGCATGAAGTCTCAGCCACAGCCGCACGTATTGTGCGGGACCTTTCCGGCAGCGATCTTGAGCAGTTGATCTTAAGCGGATTCATGCATCGGATTGCTGAAGAAGCCCGCGGCATGGAGTGTGGCAATTCTGACATTCTAATTCGTACCGGATTTGAATATGATGATCCACAAGAACAAAAAATTCAGCAGTTGCTTAAAGGTTTGTTTCCGGCACAAAACGAACGAATTTTTATCACGGATGCCAGACTGGGCCTGGGCATTGAACTCATCGCCGGAGATCGAAAATGGGAATGGAATCTCAATTCTTATATCACTGAACTTGAAAACAAAATTTTGCATGAAATCAACAGCTAA
- a CDS encoding F0F1 ATP synthase subunit A — translation MEISPDHIIYVSFGFFKLNATIVYTWLVMILLAGFSWFVTRRVTSSAQISGQQNLLEVLVDGLLSQIRDTTSQRPEKFLPLLGTMFIFISVSNLLSAVPGFKPPTGSLSTTTAFSLIVFFAVPYYGIKKNGLRNYLRSYVQPSPFMLPFNIIGEVSRTFALAVRLFGNILSGTMMSAILLIIMPLFVPVIMQILGLFIGVVQAYIFTGLAAVFIAAGLEVHES, via the coding sequence ATGGAAATAAGCCCGGACCATATCATCTATGTCAGCTTTGGTTTTTTCAAGCTGAATGCCACCATTGTCTATACATGGCTGGTAATGATCCTGCTTGCTGGATTTTCATGGTTTGTGACCCGCAGGGTTACATCCTCGGCGCAGATTTCCGGTCAACAGAATCTGTTGGAAGTATTGGTGGACGGTTTACTCAGCCAGATCAGGGACACCACCAGTCAGCGGCCGGAAAAATTTTTGCCGCTGCTCGGGACGATGTTCATTTTCATTTCAGTATCCAATCTGCTTTCTGCCGTACCGGGATTCAAGCCGCCCACGGGGTCGCTTTCTACCACTACGGCGTTCAGTCTGATCGTATTTTTTGCCGTTCCATATTACGGAATTAAAAAGAACGGTTTACGCAACTATCTTAGAAGTTACGTGCAGCCTTCGCCGTTCATGCTGCCGTTCAACATAATCGGCGAGGTCAGCCGGACTTTTGCGCTGGCCGTGCGTCTTTTCGGGAACATACTCAGCGGAACCATGATGAGCGCGATTCTGCTGATCATCATGCCGCTGTTTGTGCCGGTGATCATGCAGATTCTGGGGCTGTTCATCGGAGTGGTGCAAGCCTATATTTTTACCGGACTGGCGGCTGTGTTCATCGCCGCAGGTTTAGAGGTACATGAGAGTTGA
- a CDS encoding F0F1 ATP synthase subunit C, giving the protein MDTMGWIAFGSIIAAGICMGIGSIGPAIGEGMALSRALNSIAQQPDETNTIVKFLFVGMAMVESTAIYCFVLAMILLFANPFWSYFLEKAGG; this is encoded by the coding sequence ATGGACACTATGGGTTGGATTGCGTTTGGGTCGATTATTGCGGCAGGGATTTGTATGGGCATCGGGTCCATTGGTCCGGCGATCGGTGAGGGGATGGCCCTTTCCCGGGCCCTCAATTCCATTGCCCAGCAGCCGGATGAGACCAATACTATTGTGAAATTCCTTTTTGTGGGGATGGCAATGGTTGAATCCACGGCGATTTACTGCTTTGTGCTGGCTATGATTCTACTCTTTGCCAATCCGTTCTGGTCTTATTTCCTTGAAAAGGCCGGAGGCTGA
- a CDS encoding AtpZ/AtpI family protein encodes MSRQKPGKCNGNKFRQTVGSKEQRKIRAKQKGTVEAWSAFGAMGAVGWLVALPVVLGSLFGAWLDYRWPTKINWTMTMLGAGLAIGCLFAGIWMNREKNKIIKDREECERKGIEPKDREEEDH; translated from the coding sequence ATGAGTAGACAAAAGCCCGGTAAGTGCAACGGGAATAAATTCCGCCAAACCGTTGGCAGCAAGGAGCAGCGTAAAATCCGTGCGAAGCAGAAAGGGACTGTGGAGGCGTGGTCTGCTTTTGGGGCCATGGGGGCTGTTGGCTGGCTGGTGGCCCTGCCCGTTGTTCTGGGGAGTCTGTTTGGCGCGTGGCTGGATTACCGCTGGCCCACTAAAATTAATTGGACAATGACCATGCTCGGCGCGGGGCTCGCTATAGGCTGCCTGTTCGCCGGGATATGGATGAATCGAGAAAAAAATAAAATTATTAAGGATCGTGAAGAATGCGAGCGGAAGGGCATAGAACCCAAGGACAGAGAAGAAGAGGATCATTAG
- a CDS encoding ATP synthase subunit I — MITIAAFGIGLLLSAIHFGGLWLTVRRLPRCEQPRLFFWSSYLGRYGITLWGFAQIISYGPLPFISAFLGFYVLRTYALANYCGIKILEFVKVKGPEWK; from the coding sequence ATGATAACCATTGCTGCGTTCGGTATCGGATTGCTCCTTTCGGCAATTCATTTCGGCGGCTTATGGCTGACTGTACGGCGGTTACCCCGTTGTGAACAGCCGCGATTGTTTTTCTGGTCCAGCTATCTGGGTCGTTATGGCATCACTCTATGGGGTTTTGCGCAGATCATAAGTTACGGGCCGTTGCCGTTTATATCTGCTTTTCTGGGTTTTTATGTGTTGCGAACTTATGCGCTGGCAAATTATTGTGGTATAAAGATACTCGAGTTCGTTAAAGTGAAGGGGCCTGAATGGAAATAA